One window of Aspergillus oryzae RIB40 DNA, chromosome 3 genomic DNA carries:
- a CDS encoding uncharacterized protein (2-polyprenyl-6-methoxyphenol hydroxylase and related FAD-dependent oxidoreductases) has translation MQVDVLIVGAGPAGLMAALWMARAGVRTLVVDRNSGPTEAGHADGLESRTIEILDSFDLGHTIWNESNHTIDICLWCQSSDGSLERQSISANSTPGWSRFQESTLGQSRIEAILLEQVLASSHVEVRRNTVPTSLYIDQNLVQNHDQHCFPVRVGLIPVPGPEASKAVNGDISIESAREVIEAKYLLGCDGAHSWVRKQLGLKLEGASRDVDWGVLDVFPITDFPDIRRRSIIKSQYGNLMIIPRERKLVRMYVQVSSSLAEKYRASDRDPDMIMQAVTKIMQPYHFDASRVEWSTIYSVGHRYCRELSRYDRVFLAGDAVHTHSPKAGQGMNVSMQDSYNLGWKLASVIHGVAPPSLLRTYHQERLPIAKRLIEFDKRIYRGMLEAENTFDEDHRKALVEENTSMSGLGITYEPSMVIAKPVGFKTNGEVNGKSSLSIQPGQFKTIRLGARMPSALVLSHADSQPHELQRIFKSTGEWNLVVFGGNIVNEEQWQRVENVAATLSSPKSVVQRMNARKHLDSDRVTGSLAICLVHSASSTEVDIGNLPDIFRPPDDDTGFDYGKVFVDKKSYHVGGGKAYEEYGISPYGCLVLLRPDQHVAFKGDLEDVGELKNFLDSIQLGDIS, from the exons ATGCAAGTTGATGTTCTTATCGTGGGAGCCGGGCCGGCAGG GCTGATGGCAGCCCTTTGGATGGCGCGTGCTGGTGTGCGGACCCTAGTGGTGGATCGAAATTCAGGTCCAACGGAAGCTGGACATGCAGATGGACTCGAAAGCCGGACGATTGAGATCCTGGACAGTTTTGACTTGGGTCACACCATTTGGAATGAATCAAATCATACCATTGATATCTGCCTATGG TGCCAATCCTCCGACGGGTCGCTAGAAAGACAAAGTATTTCTGCAAATTCCACACCGGGATGGTCGCGATTTCAGGAGTCCACTTTGGGCCAATCTCGAATCGAGGCCATTCTGCTTGAGCAGGTGCTAGCGTCTAGCCATGTCGAAGTTCGAAGGAACACCGTGCCGACCTCGCTTTATATAGACCAGAACCTAGTGCAAAATCACGACCAACATTGCTTCCCGGTTCGGGTGGGGCTGATACCTGTTCCTGGCCCGGAGGCATCTAAGGCTGTAAATGGGGACATATCTATAGAGAGCGCTCGGGAGGTCATTGAGGCTAAATATCTGCTTGGTTGTGATGGCGCGCACAGCTGGGTTCGTAAGCAACTAGGGTTGAAACTCGAGGGTGCCTCCCGAGACGTGGACTGGGGAGTCCTGGATGTATTCCCGATTACTGACTTTC CGGATATTCGTCGGAGAAGTATCATTAAATCCCAGTATGGAAACCTGATGATCATACCACGCGAGCGGAAACTGGTTCGAATGTATGTCCAGGTATCGTCTAGCCTGGCTGAAAAGTACAGAGCGAGCGATCGTGATCCGGACATGATCATGCAAGCTGTGACAAAGATCATGCAGCCATATCATTTTGACGCATCGCGAGTAGAATGGTCGACGATATATTCT GTTGGCCACAGGTACTGCAGAGAATTGTCTCGATATGACCGAGTCTTCCTTGCTGGCGACGCTGTTCACACCCATTCTCCCAAAGCGGGCCAAGGAATGAATGTCAGCATGCAAGACTCATACAACTTGGGCTGGAAGCTAGCATCCGTGATTCATGGAGTAGCGCCTCCCAGCCTGCTCCGGACCTACCACCAAGAGAGGCTGCCCATTGCCAAACGTTTGATAGAATTCGACAAACGGATCTATCGCGGCATGTTAGAAGCTGAGAACACCTTTGATGAAGACCACCGAAAAGCGCTTGTGGAAGAAAATACTTCAATGTCGGGTCTAGGCATTACTTACGAGCCTAGTATGGTCATAGCCAAGCCAGTTGGGTTCAAGACGAATGGTGAGGTCAATGGGAAATCCTCATTATCAATACAGCCTGGCCAGTTTAAAACAATCAGACTTGGAGCTCGGATGCCCAGTGCATTGGTACTCAGTCACGCGGATTCTCAGCCTCATGAGCTCCAAAGAATATTCAAAAGCACAGGAGAATGGAACCTTGTCGTATTTGGTGGGAACATCGTCAACGAAGAACAATGGCAGCGAGTCGAAAACGTCGCTGCAACATTATCCTCCCCGAAGTCAGTCGTTCAAAGAATGAACGCCCGGAAACATCTTGATAGCGATAGAGTGACTGGGTCTCTCGCGATCTGTTTGGTGCACTCAGCGTCAAGCACAGAAGTCGATATTGGAAACCTACCAGACATTTTTCGTCCACCTGATGATGATACTGGGTTTGACTATGGCAAGGTATTTGTTGACAAGAAGTCTTATCACGTCGGGGGTGGCAAAGCATACGAGGAGTATGGGATTTCACCTTATGGCTGTCTTGTGCTTTTGAGACCTGATCAGCATGTTGCTTTCAAAGGCGATTTAGAGGACGTTGGTGAACTTAAAAACTTTCTAGATTCCATCCAGCTGGGAGATATCAGTTGA
- a CDS encoding O-methyltransferase (O-methyltransferase) — protein MPYKPEEEIYVRDIPLSYMWKYLKTNQPPPKKCNDGREQELLKFIQNHPRYSEMKGSPEAVLAAIDEFGCTKDFLMNVGQEKGRVVTGLIAQEKPKTFLEIGGYVGFSAILFGNEFRNSGGQKYLSLELNPTFASVARELIALAGLDQTVEIIEGPCRESLRKLHQQGAGAFDVVFIDHAKVLYFNELKLCEELGFVQPGTTVMADDMVRQGNAQYSAYVRDSPAVKRQRYEEEKANQENGDVSLGNPSLIYETTMFHGLDPCGTET, from the exons ATGCCCTACAAGCCCGAAGAGGAAATTTATGTGCGTGATATACCACTCTCATATATGTGGAAATATCTCAAAACTAACCAACCCCCTCCAAAAAAGTGTaatgatggaagagaacaagaactACTCAAATTCATCCAAAACCACCCCAGATATTCCGAGATGAAAGGCTCCCCTGAAGCCGTTCTCGCTGCGATAGACGAGTTCGGCTGTACAAAAGATTTCCTCATGAACGTGGGCCAAGAGAAAGGTCGCGTTGTGACCGGTCTTATAGCCCAGGAGAAACCCAAGACTTTTCTCGAGATTGGCGGATATGTAGGATTTTCAGCCATTCTCTTTGGGAACGAGTTTCGCAATTCAGGTGGCCAGAAATACCTGAGTCTTGAGCTGAACCCTACTTTTGCGTCCGTGGCCCGCGAGTTGATTGCGCTGGCGGGGTTGGATCAGACGGTGGAGATTATTGAAGGTCCTTGTCGGGAGTCCTTGCGGAAACTTCACCAGCAGGGCGCGGGCGCGTTTGATGTGGTCTTCATTGACCATGCTAAAGTTCTGTACTTCAATGAGCTGAAACTATGCGAGGAGTTGGGCTTCGTACAACCAGGCACCACCGTCATGGCCGATGACATGGTTCGACAGGGAAACGCTCAATACTCGGCATATGTGAGAGATTCTCCTGCGGTGAAGAGGCAGCGgtacgaggaagagaaagcaaaCCAGGAAAACGGAGATGTGTCTCTGGGTAACCCTTCGTTGATTTACGAGACTACTATGTTCCACGGCCTTGACCCTTGTGGCACTGAG ACGTGA
- a CDS encoding uncharacterized protein (predicted protein) — protein sequence MAIRNQYWGNVVAVVPTVGAALATLIYVLRLIACRMSTVGWRLEDLLMGIGLILSYGVTAFVIYTAFNGVGVPGNELPQDERIRLQFGSWMIQKFWAPSMAFVKISILVFLKRLLGTAKVVRVGVTCLIVFTIMWAFTELMGNIFQCHPVQYYYDTTLNGHCMPGQTKLFQTSACLSLVEDVIILLLPMPVVWRLRITVQQKIGLTIVFSLGALFYTPSPSRLD from the exons ATGGCTATACGGAACCAATACTGGGGAAACGTCGTCGCCGTCGTCCCCACGGTCGGGGCAGCGCTTGCGACACTCATTTATGTCCTGCGCCTGATTGCTTGCCGGATGTCTACGGTCGGGTGGCGGTTAGAAGATTTGTTAATGGGTATTGGCCTGATTCTCTCGTACGGAGTCACGGCTTTTGTTATCTATA CCGCCTTCAATGGTGTGGGAGTTCCAGGAAATGAACTTCCGCAGGACGAACGTATTCGCCTGCAATTT GGCTCTTGGATGATCCAGAAGTTCTGGGCACCATCCATGGCATTTGTGAAAATATCCATTCTAGTCTTCCTCAAGCGACTGCTAGGCACCGCGAAGGTGGTTCGTGTGGGAGTAACATGTCTAATTGTCTTCACCATAATGTGGGCCTTTACCGAACTCATGGGCAATATTTTTCAATGTCACCCAGTCCAGTATTATTATGACACCACACTAAACGGTCACTGTATGCCCGGTCAGACCAAACTGTTCCAAACATCAGCATGCTTGTCCTTGGTAGAAGACGTGATCATTTTGCTTTTGCCGATGCCGGTGGTCTGGCGACTGCGAATCACCGTCCAACAGAAGATCGGGCTGACAATAGTCTTCTCGTTGGGTGCATT GTTCTATACTCCATCTCCCAGTCGCCTCGACTGA
- a CDS encoding uncharacterized protein (predicted protein) yields MASSVSKTLLVLLAAHLLGVAAADNCTLASFNITLGGRLQSLKPFSFPCFSQYNGIPMGPDEAACKVIQSNYSDPFLRANSVNGYMYNQAEICASEPANQCLLDNSDPTNPPALDASCNQGNMPSFSLEVQGPKDVVEAFRFSSCSGTRLSIKNSGHDFLGRSSGQGTLSLWTRHLQSMHYNPAFVPIGCNATSKYDTITVQAGVNFDEVYHFANAHNVTFIGGYSPTVGVSGGWTQTGGHSILSPVYGLGVDRVVQYKIVTPDGKYRIANECQNQELFWALRGGGGGTFGVVMESTHRVEPRVSIVSASIKFPPKANSSNVLPFLDILVNNAVKWAHEGWGGHISGNSLINVTPLLSLSEAKDSLSEAIAYAKSQGGTAVIEEFPSWYEFYQKYVVPNAVTVGNAHFAATRLIPKTVFETATGRADLMKFFSVLLSKGGSVYIPVVGPLLYKDVKPNSATPAWRDAIWSVGADGFWAWNSTLQTREQKVAEMQDMTAVLEEITPGSGAYSPEANPFTKDWQEAWWGSENYGKLLKIKEKYDPNGLLSCWKCVGWKETDAQSSCFAAFD; encoded by the coding sequence ATGGCGTCTTCGGTTTCCAAGACCTTGCTTGTCCTGTTGGCCGCTCACCTTCTGGGGGTTGCCGCGGCGGATAACTGTACCTTAGCCAGCTTCAATATCACACTCGGTGGACGGCTACAGTCGTTGAAGCCGTTCTCATTCCCATGCTTCTCTCAGTACAATGGCATCCCTATGGGTCCAGATGAAGCAGCATGCAAAGTGATCCAGAGCAATTACAGCGACCCTTTCCTGCGTGCCAATTCCGTCAATGGTTACATGTATAACCAGGCCGAGATATGCGCATCCGAGCCGGCCAACCAATGTCTACTTGACAACTCGGATCCGACCAATCCGCCGGCGCTCGATGCCTCATGTAATCAAGGAAATatgccttccttctccctaGAGGTTCAGGGACCAAAGGATGTGGTTGAGGCTTTCAGATTCTCAAGCTGCTCAGGAACCCGCCTTTCAATCAAGAATAGCGGCCATGACTTCTTGGGCCGGAGCAGTGGCCAAGGAACTCTCTCTTTGTGGACACGACATCTACAATCCATGCACTACAACCCTGCTTTTGTTCCTATCGGTTGCAATGCCACCTCGAAATACGATACTATTACCGTTCAAGCAGGTGTGAATTTTGATGAGGTCTACCACTTTGCCAATGCGCATAATGTCACCTTTATCGGGGGTTATTCGCCTACAGTAGGAGTTAGTGGGGGCTGGACACAAACTGGAGGTCACAGCATCTTATCCCCAGTCTATGGATTGGGCGTTGATAGAGTTGTCCAATATAAGATTGTGACGCCCGATGGCAAGTATCGGATTGCCAACGAATGTCAAAACCAGGAGCTCTTCTGGGCCCTTCgaggtggcggtggtggcaCCTTTGGCGTGGTGATGGAAAGCACCCATCGTGTAGAGCCACGGGTGAGCATAGTCTCTGCCTCTATCAAGTTTCCCCCAAAGGCCAATTCAAGCAACGTTTTGCCATTCCTCGATATATTGGTGAACAATGCTGTTAAGTGGGCGCACGAGGGCTGGGGCGGTCATATCAGCGGCAACTCGCTCATCAATGTCACGCCGTTGTTGTCCTTATCTGAAGCCAAGGATTCCCTATCTGAAGCTATCGCCTATGCTAAGTCTCAGGGTGGCACTGCAGTCATTGAAGAATTTCCATCCTGGTATGAGTTCTACCAGAAATATGTGGTTCCCAACGCCGTCACTGTTGGCAATGCTCACTTTGCGGCTACACGACTCATTCCTAAAACCGTATTTGAGACGGCCACCGGACGCGCAGATCTCATGAAATTTTTCTCAGTGCTTCTGTCGAAAGGCGGAAGTGTATACATCCCCGTGGTTGGACCTCTGCTCTACAAAGACGTCAAACCCAACTCGGCGACCCCAGCTTGGAGAGACGCCATCTGGTCTGTCGGGGCTGACGGCTTTTGGGCATGGAATAGCACCCTCCAAACACGGGAGCAGAAAGTAGCTGAGATGCAAGACATGACTGCGGTTCTTGAAGAGATCACGCCTGGAAGTGGCGCTTACAGTCCTGAGGCTAATCCCTTCACCAAGGACTGGCAAGAGGCCTGGTGGGGTAGCGAAAACTATGGCAAGCTGCTGAAGATAAAGGAGAAGTATGATCCGAATGGACTATTGAGCTGCTGGAAGTGCGTTGGCTGGAAGGAAACCGATGCGCAGAGTTCCTGCTTTGCAGCATTCGACTAA
- a CDS encoding uncharacterized protein (predicted protein) yields MNMGSVYQPRHQQVCYSAILDKKQPVPVSDATEVDKKQDEVVYEKVDQSTPQLGIDPNQQDISAFPMLSDKGFLAQLQEFHEALVKAIVNIVERWWDDSVSDFPSRMPLEPQAEEILKY; encoded by the exons ATGAATATGGGCAGTGTTTACCAACCTCGACATCAGCAAGTCTGCTACTCGGCGATCCTGGACAAGAAGCAGCCTGTACCGGTTTCAGATGCTACAGAGGTGGACAAAAAGCAAGATGAAGTGGTTTATGAAAAAGTTGATCAGTCCACCCCACAGCTGGGAATAGACCCGAACCAGCAAGATATTTCAGCATTTCCAATGCTGAGCGATAAAGGCTTCTTGGCACAGCTCCAGGAGTTTCATGAAGCCTTAGTCAAAGCCATCGTCAATATTGTGGAGCGTTGGTGGGACGACAGTGTCTCCGATTTTCCCTCTAGAATGCCGCTTGAACCGCAGGCAGAGGAGATTCTGAAG TACTAA
- a CDS encoding uncharacterized protein (predicted protein), with protein MPAKDDKYTDPELREQVKEEVKQSDKGGKPGQWSARKAQFMASEYKKRGGDYTTSKEEGQDESQKSLENWGKEEWQTKEGSGTAKQEDGTRKRYLPKKAWEKMSDKEKEETDKKKQEESKKGKQFVSNTSKAKKERKQAAEESKGEDQQESENEESGSGEARPEESDGSDDVDEMDNEEEQEGEDEADEDEEEQQEGEPQDEDDHSTEAGKKRTASQEEGANKKPKTRQDSHAEREQED; from the exons ATGCCTGCCAAGGACGACAAATATACCGATCCCGAACTGCGGGAAcaggtcaaagaagaagtcaaacaGAGTGATAAGGGGGGAAAGCCTGGTCAGTGGTCTGCCAGGAAG GCCCAGTTTATGGCGTCGGAATATAAAAAGCGTGGTGGAGATTATACTACATCCAAGGAGGAAGGACAGGATGAGTCCCAGAAGAGCCTGGAGAACTGGGGCAAAGAGGAGTGGCAGACGAAAGAGGGTTCAGGCACTGCCAAACAGGAGGATGGGACGAGAAAGCGATATCTGCCTAAGAAAGCatgggagaagatgagtgataaggagaaggaggagactgataagaagaaacaggaggAGTCTAAAAAAGGCAAGCAATTTGTTTCCAACaccagcaaagcaaagaaggagaggaagcaGGCTGCGGAAGAAAGTAAGGGTGAGGATCAACAGGAAtctgaaaatgaagaatctGGATCAGGCGAAGCTAGACCTGAAGAATCTGACGGATCtgacgatgttgatgaaatgGATAACGAAGAGGAacaagaaggggaagatgaggcagacgaggacgaggaggagcaaCAAGAGGGCGAGCCtcaagatgaggacgatCATAGTACAGAGGCCGGGAAGAAGCGCACTGCAAGCCAGGAAGAGGGAGCAAATAAGAAACCCAAGACACGTCAGGACAGTCACGCAGAGCGTGAGCAGGAAGATTAG
- a CDS encoding uncharacterized protein (predicted protein): MKQILGSNAIVEPTGDFKTMADGLFDHFDLDLPIHLVRGRDYLERQEFALLAERKTGSRPRLVNVSDLQLKVDASSSTGLALYCKKPGAEDEQALEKVYQVALALFPEEYSLLSLDMLRHLARISVNDFRTNLLVNDQRFLGIILQELDDLVKKHKVLTPDQARILQEGIVPTILPGSPELKKIFFNQGNPKVTLKDDFMLKAARASRGNGHLIGEELSTEEWEAALRGMQSPNIHTNQTSYVLQPYVRQPKFNILADRNRTVRQSQVVGTYYAVNGRFVGLGPWRTGNGKICNVYGGGCVLVNSIASV, from the coding sequence ATGAAGCAGATACTCGGATCCAACGCTATTGTGGAGCCAACGGGCGATTTCAAAACTATGGCGGACGGGCTGTTCGACCACTTCGATCTTGACTTACCGATACACCTTGTCAGGGGAAGAGACTATCTCGAAAGACAAGAGTTCGCCCTACTAGCTGAACGTAAAACTGGATCACGACCTAGACTAGTGAACGTGTCGGACCTACAATTGAAGGTCGacgcctcttcttccactggTCTTGCTCTCTATTGCAAGAAGCCaggagctgaagatgaaCAGGCCCTGGAGAAAGTTTATCAGGTAGCCCTTGCGCTATTTCCTGAGGAATACAGTCTTCTTTCACTAGATATGCTTCGTCATCTGGCGAGGATATCAGTCAATGATTTCCGTACGAACCTGTTAGTCAATGACCAGAGATTCCTGGGCATTATTTTGCAGGAATTGGACGATCTCGTTAAGAAACACAAAGTTCTCACTCCCGACCAAGCCAGAATTCTCCAGGAAGGAATCGTGCCAACGATATTGCCCGGATCTccggaattgaagaagatcttctTTAACCAAGGCAATCCGAAGGTTACACTGAAGGACGATTTCATGCTCAAGGCAGCTCGTGCTAGCCGAGGCAATGGTCATTTAATCGGAGAGGAGCTTTCTACAGAAGAATGGGAGGCAGCCTTGCGTGGAATGCAGTCTCCAAACATCCATACCAACCAAACATCATATGTACTTCAGCCATATGTGCGACAGCCCAAGTTTAATATTCTGGCAGACCGGAACAGAACAGTGCGCCAAAGTCAGGTGGTTGGCACTTATTATGCTGTGAATGGTCGCTTTGTTGGGCTGGGACCTTGGCGCACggggaatggaaagatcTGTAATGTTTACGGCGGAGGATGTGTCCTCGTAAACTCAATTGCATCGGTATAG
- a CDS encoding uncharacterized protein (predicted protein) — translation MQPFLAWVEKRTGMRPRSVRPEDLCLIPDATSQTGYALYCTQSFSASDPPSSPSSSPKKEETLELIHQVGLQLLDFSALSPEIVRHLALSGANDARTRLLVHDKRILGILHQELDGLVTKHRVLTEEQANLLRRRIVPTIIPGSPEAKQLLDLHREGKLSKDDFIIKPARDARGQGIKFGDELSESSEWGEILAGLQAPALSSDKTTYVIQPIIKQTEEDLFLDEKVGVQRCQRVGTYYSVNGSFVGLGAWRAIVASERVCNMATGKAWKMGSVFVSHE, via the coding sequence ATGCAACCGTTTCTCGCCTGGGTCGAGAAAAGGACCGGAATGAGACCACGCTCGGTGAGACCGGAAGACTTGTGTCTAATACCCGATGCAACTTCGCAGACTGGCTATGCCCTTTACTGTACCCAGAGTTTCAGTGCATCGGaccccccctcctccccctctaGCTCTccgaagaaggaggagacaCTAGAACTCATTCACCAAGTTGGACTCCAGCTGTTAGATTTTTCGGCTCTGAGCCCTGAAATCGTCCGCCATCTGGCACTCTCAGGTGCCAACGACGCTCGCACCAGACTCCTCGTTCACGATAAGCGAATTCTGGGGATTCTCCACCAGGAACTGGATGGCCTCGTTACGAAACATCGTGTCTTAACAGAAGAGCAAGCTAACCTTCTTCGACGTCGAATCGTGCCTACCATCATTCCGGGATCGCCGGAAGCAAAGCAACTTCTGGATCTGCATCGTGAAGGGAAGCTCTCCAAAGATGATTTCATTATAAAACCAGCTCGCGACGCCCGTGGCCAAGGAATAAAGTTCGGTGATGAGCTCAGCGAAAGCTCTGAGTGGGGGGAAATCCTCGCGGGTTTGCAGGCACCGGCGCTGAGCTCAGATAAAACAACATACGTTATTCAGCCGATCATCAAACAAACGGAGGAAGATTTGttcctggatgagaaggtCGGCGTGCAGAGATGCCAACGAGTCGGGACCTACTACTCTGTGAACGGTAGCTTCGTCGGCCTCGGAGCATGGAGGGCCATTGTGGCCAGCGAAAGGGTTTGTAACATGGCTACTGGAAAAGCCTGGAAGATGGGAAGTGTGTTCGTGTCGCACGAGTAA